The genomic window AACAACACTGTTTGCACCTCATCACCTGGACGGGATCACTGGCTCAGCTGGCCACTGAATGTTTTGTTTGGAGCCAGTGTACAAATTCCAAAGCGGAAAGGTGCACCACAATCAGCTTCACACATTTGTATGTGCACACTTCCTCctcctaaaataaaaatcatatacatatagaaaaagagaaaacaaaaaaaactctttttgaTCTTAGCTAAGCAGAAATGTAGCCCATAAAGTAGCTGAGAGAAAGTTTCCCGCTCATAAACCGTCTTTTGATCATCAACGACACCAACTCCTTTGTGGCTGAGAAGAAATGAGAATTAAAGAGTCTTCGTGCCCCTGGATcgagagtgaaaaaaaattaaaacatcttGAAACAAACCAAATGCACTTCAGAAACTTAGTGTTAGATTAAAACATCATGCTGAACCAGAATGCCCAGTTCAAAACCCATTCAAACTCACAAGAGCCCTCCACAAGTTATCAACCAGgcctttattttaaacaatgCAAGTAGTTTCAGTCACTTTCAGTCACCTTTAAGGAATTCTTACCTTTACAGTGGCTGACACAGAAGAGACATTCCCATACTGGACATGCTTGCGGAGGTGATTACAGATGGCTCGAAGTGTTGGATGGACTTCCACGCAAAATTTGCACTTGTAGCCAACCACCTTCCTCTCCTTGAGTTTTGAAACATCTTCCAAGTGTCCAAAAGCCTGTTTGAGCACACAAACATAATTCACTGAAGGAGGTTTTATCACCTCGTTTTTAGGTGCACAGACCAGACTTCAGACCTGATGTTGTACTTGATGTCCAGTCTTGCAGAACTGCAAGGTCAATTTCTGCTGAGATCATTAATTCATACAAAGTAAGTGGACAAGACATCTATGCAGAAGAAATATTCAGTTTATGGCTAACAGTGGTCCTCTAGAAGACCATTTTAGTTTAGCCTGAAActgtgcctcctcctcctccacgaCCCCCTAACTTCCCCAACTTCTGTGCAAAGCTTTTCCTGCGCAAGTGTATTTTTTCAAActgaagcagaaggaaggggGTAAGTAGCAAGAAATGGAGAAACAATTTTGTCCCCTCCTTATAAGAAACCTGCCCAAAGCTCCTGTCACTACACAGATCCGTGTCATGCTAATCCTGAGTGCTCAACGAGAGAAAGGACTGAGAGAAAGAAGGTTGAGAAGAAAACTGATGTATTATCCAGAGGGACATGGAAGAAGGGGATGGGACATTTTGTAGAGAATCCACAACAAAGTACATGGCAGCCTTGTCACAAAAGAACAAGCAACTGTCAGACACAGATGGCTCTCCAGAAGCatgggagggaggaaagaagataaagaaaatactgaaggaAGTGGTAGAGAGGAACAAGGTTTCCTACAGAACCTAGGGAGGATGGATGAGGAAATTAAAGCAGGATGTGTAATTGACTTATGGAGCTCACTGGCACGCTGAGTCATTCATTAGCCTGTGGTCATTTGGCTGTCAAAGAGAACATGCAAGTGGGCATTGGTGGGCTCCCTGGTGGGAAGCAGGGGGCAGAGAAAGAGACTGACACACAAATCCTTACCCTCTCTTGTTTGAAATCTGCAAAAGCACCATCTGCATATTTCTGCTTGCTCAAaagctgcttcctcctctcctgaCGTTTGGCACGCTTCTGGAATTCCTCATTGTGACCATTCAAGTGTGCAGTCAGCTCTGCCGTGCTATGCAATTTTGTATCACAGTGCTTGCACTGGTAGACAGGGCTCTGAGAGCGGGTGCCACTTCCAAGTATGGAAAAGTCCCTCTTCAAATCCTTGCTGTGGTGGTCAGTGTAATGcatgcacagcagctctgccgtGCTGAAGGACAGCTTGAAACATTTAATGCACCTGAAGGGAAGCCACTCGATTTCCTGAGCCTCAGCCTCCACCTCAGGCTTTTCAAAGTCATTCCTCTCCTCAGTTGGAGCTGGTTTTTCATGCTCATCAGCATACACGGCAGTGAAGTATCCCCCCAGCTTGCTGGCATGCTGCTTCTTAGGGAAAACACCGGGGTGACGCTTCATGTAGTGGGACACGATGCCCTTCTTGCTGAAGGACTGGAAGGAGCAGAGCGAACACTTCTTCTTCTCTACAGCCCTCCTCAGCTCCTCACTGAGCTGAGGAGTGTCATCCTTGGGAGGAGATGGAATGATCACTTTATTGGGTTTGTCGCTTACTGTCCTGGAGGCTGCCAGGCAGTGAGTGTAGTAAGCATCAATGTCATGTCTTTTCTGGTAGTGTGCCGCAAGCCCTTTGCGGATGGGGTTGGTGTAGGAGCACAGAGCACACTTGAAGAGGTTGTTCTTGCCCTCTGGCTGCGCCCGGACGTTGTTGTGTTTGATGCGGTAGTGTCTTGCTATCCCCTTCCGGGTggagcagaaatatttacagagCTGACACCGGAAAACTGTGTGTGACACTAAGTGAGAACTTGAGAAATGGGGTGCCGGCATGGAGACCTCTCCAACATCCTCAGCAGTAATTTCTGGGGAGGCCTTGATTTCAGTCACCATGTCTGGCTCCACTGAGGCAGACACCTTTGGTGGTGACTGGGCAAAAACATCAAATTCGGGTTGATTGTGGTACTTCTCATAGTGGATTTTCAGCTTCTCAAGGGTTCCGTGGGTGTAGGGGCAGAGTTTGCAGCGGTAAGCACCATAGCCTTGCTTGAAAATCCTGCTTGTCTCTTCCACGTCGTTCTGAGCAATGTCAGTCGACTGCTCCACGTCATGCACAAAGTCTTCAGCAGTGACTTTTACTGATGGGTGCCGCTTCTGGTAGTGTGTGAGGACGCCATGAATACGTGTGTTAATGTATGGGCAGTGTCTGCACTTGTACACAGCCCCTGGGTTAATGTCTATATCCTGAGCAAAGTCTGCTGCCTTCACTTTCATGCCAGGATGCTTTTTGCCATAATGTGTCAGGAGGCCATGCAGGTTGTTGTACTCAGACTGGCACACTGTACACTGGTATGGAGTGGAAGAGATGGCAGGATTTGCAGAAGCCAGCTGGACAGTTTTTTcatgggaaaggctgggatCCTCTGCACACTCTGCATCCTGATCCATCTGTGGTGCTGCTATCTGGTCTTCAGATTCCATCCTGACCCCACCTTCATCAGGCTGTGGCATGGTTTTCTCAGAAGTATCTTTCTCCTTAATGATATCTAACAACACAGATTCATCTCCATTCATGGCCCAAGGGTGAAATGCTTGGTAGTGATTAGTAATATCCCAAATTGAAGATGCCtcaaaaatgcagtctctgcaTTTATAGGTCTTCATTTCTGTTGGCATCACtagggcaggaggggaaggatcGGGACCTGCCCAGAGCTTGGTTGCCATGTAGGTATAATCAACATAATGCTCGGGATGTCTCCTTTGGTAATGCACAAGCAAGCCACTCGGCTCTGTGTGTGAATAAATGCACCATTCACAGTGATAACCAGCTTCTATCAAGCCATCCAGAAACGCCCACCTCAGTATGGATGTCACCGTGGCCTTCAGATTCGGGTGGTCTTTCTTAATATGCTTCCTCAATGCATAGAAGTAAGGGGAGGTGTagctgcactgcctgcactTGAGGGCTCTCAGCTTGGACTTGTCCCGCTCGGTGCCGGAGGTATGGGCGGGCAGGCTGCCAGCTGATTTCTTCTGGCCGCGGTCACAAAGGCTCCTGATGGTGGCTGTGTGCTGCCTGATCACATCCGCATTGGCTTTGAAGTCGCGGTGCTTCTTCTGGTAGTGGATGAGCACACCCTTCACGGTCCGGTTCCCATAATCACAGTGCTGGCAGAAGAACATTTCGTTCTCCGGAGGGTTCACAGAGCTCTCGGACCCACCGCGGCCCAGCTGCTGCATGGACACTGGTGGCCTCTGGATGCCCGGTGGCAGCTCCCCTGCCCGCATCATGGCTGCGGTCGGCGGGGCCTGCCTGATGTACTTGGCTGTGACCTTGATCTCCGGGTGCCTCTTTTGGTAGTGGACAAGCACCCCCACAACGGAGCGGTTGCTGTAGGAACAGTGTTTGCAGTAGTAGAGCTCAGTAGAGAGGTctgggggtggtggtgggggagGTGGAGGCTGAGAAGCCAAGTTGGAGAGTTTCGGGGAGATGGGAGCACCCAGTTCAAATGACATTTGGGCGAGGGCAGAGCCCCTGTCAACAGAGACTACGCGCATGGTCTTCTGGATTCTGAAATATGAGGCCTTTTCTTCGGGGTGCTTCTTCTGGTAGTGCACCAAAACTGAATGCATGTTAGGGCTTGCAAATGAACACACATCACAGTCGTAAACAACCACAGTGTTGACTGAAGGTTCCTTCTGATTTTCACATTCAGGACTGAAACTCTTGGTGGCACTTTTGTTAAAACCAGCTGGCACACCAGTCCCACGAGCCACAGGGGTGGAGGTTGCCATAGTTTTTGGAGCAGAATTCAAGATCTCTCTCAGTGTCTGAGACTCTGTGTTCAGCCCTTCTTGCTGCTCAACAACATAGCTTGAAAATATCATTGCATTGTTAATTTTCACTGTGGGATGCATTCTTTGGTAATGGGGCATCAGGCTTCTAACATTTGGGCTTGTGTAAGAGCAGAAGCGGCAGCGGTAGATCAGATCAGAATGATCAAAGTTCAGTACATTCATAGCTTCAGGATGATGCTCGCCATAATGCTGCTGCAGGTCTTCAAAATTTGTGTAGTCAATGTAGCACTCAAGACACCGGTACACTGCACTATGATCATTGGGATCCAGGATGTACctaaagctgaatttaatgTAGGGATGCATTCGCTGGTAGTGAGTACTGACACTCCTGGCAGATTTGTTGCTGAAATCACAGTGTTTACAGTAGTAAAGCCTGCCAGAGTCACTGAACTCCGAATTCTCGTTGTTCTGGTCGGTACCATACATGTTGGACTGGCTGCCCAGAACAGAGGCATTAGGGCTCTGATGGTCCTTCATGCTGACAGCAGAGTAGTagtcctcctcatcctcagaCAAAGTGAGCTCAATCTCCGCCCCGTTGGTGGAATTGTAGTCATGCTGCATGCTCCTAAAGCTTGTCTCCTTCTGGGAATCATTAGCCTCTCTGCCCCACATTTGCTGGGGTGTGTAAGAACTGGAAACCTCTATCATTGGTTCTGATTGTTCTTCCTCTCTGTCTAACTCCACCTCTATCTCCACCTCAttgtcctcctcctcttcctcatcatCCTCTACGTTAATCACAGCATCCtcctgctgtttgttttggctGATCTTGCTCTGCAGGTTGCTCGCTATTTCGTCAATTCTAGTTCTCTTTTTCACGGGAGAGAGATCTAAAGGGAAGTCATTTGAGACCTTCCTAGGGGCTTTTGCAACGAAGTTATTTTTAGATGAGAGCCCAAGGATGGAGGTTTGGCTCTTCTTCACGGTGCTGGCAGAGGGGTGAGCATCTGCCTCGCTCTCCTGCGGTGCACTTGATGGCGGCCCATCGTATTTTGGCAAGTTGTCACAGAACGAATGCTTGTGCTGCTGATGAACTCTGAGGCCTTTCAAAGTGGTGGTGGAATAGTTGCACAACGTGCACTTGTATGGATGCTGTGAATGGGGCTGGGGTgattgttgctgctgctgctgctgctgtggttgcGACTGCGGcggctgtggctgcacaggtTCCATCATCCCAGCTGACTTCCTACCGTTGATATTCCCAGTCTCGTAAGACACCGTGCTGTCATTCAGGGATGAGGCAATGCTCTCAGCCTGGGAGTTCA from Vidua macroura isolate BioBank_ID:100142 chromosome Z, ASM2450914v1, whole genome shotgun sequence includes these protein-coding regions:
- the ZNF462 gene encoding zinc finger protein 462 isoform X4 yields the protein MEVLQCDGCDFRAPSYEDLKAHIQDVHTAFLQPTDVSEESPTQTRSGSINASNQTEVEFSSVKDEFAIADDIAVQEPCKELPAEVVERSILESMVKPLTKSRGNFCCEWCSYQTPRRERWCDHMMKKHRSMVKILSSLRQQQDGTSAPEVQSKSAQSASPNSNYMSMNTAGREMSSANVSNFRGSMGNSLIRPNSSTSSKFSSVSYPQMKPKSPHNPGMVNLSDRSRYGIADMTNSSADLETSSMLNDSSSDEELNEMDSENGLNSMDHQTSGMSAEQLMGSDGNKLLETKGIPFRRYMNRFQCPFCPFLTMHRRSISRHIENIHLSGKTAVYKCDECPFTCKSSLKLGAHKQCHTGTTSDWDTMNSQAESIASSLNDSTVSYETGNINGRKSAGMMEPVQPQPPQSQPQQQQQQQQSPQPHSQHPYKCTLCNYSTTTLKGLRVHQQHKHSFCDNLPKYDGPPSSAPQESEADAHPSASTVKKSQTSILGLSSKNNFVAKAPRKVSNDFPLDLSPVKKRTRIDEIASNLQSKISQNKQQEDAVINVEDDEEEEEDNEVEIEVELDREEEQSEPMIEVSSSYTPQQMWGREANDSQKETSFRSMQHDYNSTNGAEIELTLSEDEEDYYSAVSMKDHQSPNASVLGSQSNMYGTDQNNENSEFSDSGRLYYCKHCDFSNKSARSVSTHYQRMHPYIKFSFRYILDPNDHSAVYRCLECYIDYTNFEDLQQHYGEHHPEAMNVLNFDHSDLIYRCRFCSYTSPNVRSLMPHYQRMHPTVKINNAMIFSSYVVEQQEGLNTESQTLREILNSAPKTMATSTPVARGTGVPAGFNKSATKSFSPECENQKEPSVNTVVVYDCDVCSFASPNMHSVLVHYQKKHPEEKASYFRIQKTMRVVSVDRGSALAQMSFELGAPISPKLSNLASQPPPPPPPPPDLSTELYYCKHCSYSNRSVVGVLVHYQKRHPEIKVTAKYIRQAPPTAAMMRAGELPPGIQRPPVSMQQLGRGGSESSVNPPENEMFFCQHCDYGNRTVKGVLIHYQKKHRDFKANADVIRQHTATIRSLCDRGQKKSAGSLPAHTSGTERDKSKLRALKCRQCSYTSPYFYALRKHIKKDHPNLKATVTSILRWAFLDGLIEAGYHCEWCIYSHTEPSGLLVHYQRRHPEHYVDYTYMATKLWAGPDPSPPALVMPTEMKTYKCRDCIFEASSIWDITNHYQAFHPWAMNGDESVLLDIIKEKDTSEKTMPQPDEGGVRMESEDQIAAPQMDQDAECAEDPSLSHEKTVQLASANPAISSTPYQCTVCQSEYNNLHGLLTHYGKKHPGMKVKAADFAQDIDINPGAVYKCRHCPYINTRIHGVLTHYQKRHPSVKVTAEDFVHDVEQSTDIAQNDVEETSRIFKQGYGAYRCKLCPYTHGTLEKLKIHYEKYHNQPEFDVFAQSPPKVSASVEPDMVTEIKASPEITAEDVGEVSMPAPHFSSSHLVSHTVFRCQLCKYFCSTRKGIARHYRIKHNNVRAQPEGKNNLFKCALCSYTNPIRKGLAAHYQKRHDIDAYYTHCLAASRTVSDKPNKVIIPSPPKDDTPQLSEELRRAVEKKKCSLCSFQSFSKKGIVSHYMKRHPGVFPKKQHASKLGGYFTAVYADEHEKPAPTEERNDFEKPEVEAEAQEIEWLPFRCIKCFKLSFSTAELLCMHYTDHHSKDLKRDFSILGSGTRSQSPVYQCKHCDTKLHSTAELTAHLNGHNEEFQKRAKRQERRKQLLSKQKYADGAFADFKQERAFGHLEDVSKLKERKVVGYKCKFCVEVHPTLRAICNHLRKHVQYGNVSSVSATVKGLRSHERSHLALAMFAREDKYSCQYCSFVSAFRHNLDRHMQTHHGHHKPFRCKLCPFKSSYNSRLKTHILKAHAGEHAYKCSSCSFSTMTISQLKEHSLKVHGKALTLPRPRIVNLAASHAHHTSKNHTPAEEVEDSNDSSYSEPPDVQQQLNHYQSAALARNNNNISPIPLSGSAAGVEKTEAILNCEFCEFSSGYIQSIRRHYRDKHGGKKLFKCKDCSFYTGFKSAFTMHVEAGHSAVPEEGPKDLRCPLCLYHTKYKRNMIDHIVLHREERVVPIEVCRSKLSKYLQGVVFRCDKCTFTCSSDESLQQHIEKHNELKPYKCQLCYYETKHTEELDTHLRDEHKVSRNFELVGRVNLDQLEQMKGKTESSSSDEEEKEEELSPKAQERVPSWFEEQATQFLMLTTPLCQVLCTSAKDPMVFPDSSAPEKRFPCEFCGRSFTEGSEWERHVLRHGMALNESKQRSSEDSQPKEDVEETASTLPEEKEGIETMVVDYSHGGETAVSMVAADQPLLDTPEAKNE